A stretch of the Papaver somniferum cultivar HN1 chromosome 6, ASM357369v1, whole genome shotgun sequence genome encodes the following:
- the LOC113291072 gene encoding F-box/kelch-repeat protein At3g23880-like, which produces MKLNPVPFKFYNFVGSCTGLVCLNGCYDNEGVNYEPVYICNPITRECVFLPEFERTDDHGVRLLTGFGYVSKTNEYKVVRMYKLLKEPNFVHAEVYTLGSGKGWRNLGKKFDKDLDSFVSICGVLVNELEWLCWQLKNGKVVAFLLSCEMMIEVPTSISTSWEYKLGVLGGSLSGTYYDRDSNTYDVLLLKKEKENGPFRWTEEFSLSGTHAHEWLGLTCRRALLCWSETKVLIQDLNSVYPKLLVDFKVKCIHQAIPHMNTLVSLKALGEENTNIMETADIPR; this is translated from the coding sequence ATGAAACTAAACCCTGTTCCGTTTAAGTTCTATAATTTTGTTGGTTCCTGTACTGGTTTAGTTTGTCTTAATGGGTGCTATGATAATGAGGGGGTGAACTATGAACCAGTTTATATCTGTAATCCCATCACTAGAGAATGTGTATTTTTACCTGAATTTGAGAGAACAGATGATCATGGTGTACGATTGTTGACTGGATTCGGTTATGTTTCTAAGAcgaatgagtacaaggttgtgaGAATGTATAAATTGTTGAAAGAGCCCAATTTTGTACATGCTGAGGTATACACACTTGGAAGTGGCAAGGGATGGAGAAACTTAGGGAAGAAATTCGACAAAGACCTGGATTCGTTTGTTTCTATATGTGGCGTGCTTGTCAATGAACTTGAATGGCTTTGTTGGCAGCTTAAAAATGGCAAAGTTGTGGCTTTTCTTTTGTCTTGTGAAATGATGATAGAAGTACCTACAAGTATTTCCACTTCTTGGGAGTATAAACTTGGGGTTTTAGGGGGTTCTTTGTCGGGTACTTACTATGATAGAGATTCCAATACTTATGATGTATTGCTActgaagaaggagaaggaaaatGGGCCATTCAGATGGACTGAAGAGTTTAGTCTAAGCGGCACACATGCTCATGAATGGCTCGGCCTTACTTGTAGGCGTGCACTTTTATGTTGGTCAGAGACAAAGGTCCTAATTCAAGACCTAAATTCTGTATATCCAAAACTGCTTGTGGATTTTAAGGTTAAATGTATACATCAAGCAATCCCGCATATGAACACCTTGGTTTCACTAAAAGCATTAGGAGAAGAAAATACAAACATAATGGAAACAGCTGACATACCAAGATAG
- the LOC113288398 gene encoding alcohol dehydrogenase 2-like, with translation MANTTGQVIKCKAAVAWEAGKPLVIEEVEVAPPQDMEVRIKILFTSLCHTDVYFWEAKGQTPVFPRIFGHEAGGIVESVGKGVTDMQPGDQVLPVFTGECKECRHCKSEESNMCDLLRINTDRGVMLNDGQSRFSINGKPIYNFVGCSTFSEYTVVHVGCLAKINPEAPLDKVCILSCGISTGLGATLNVAKPKKGSTVAVFGLGAVGLAACEGARLSGASRIIGVDLNANRFNEAKKFGCTEFVNPKDHTKPVQEVIAEMTDGGVDRSIECTGSIQAMISAFECVHDGWGVAVLVGVPNKDDAFKTHPMNLLNERTLKGTFFGNYKPRSDLPSVVEMYMKKELELEKFITHEVPFADINKAFDIMLKGEGLRCIIRME, from the exons ATGGCAAACACAACTGGTCAAGTCATCAAATGCAAAG CTGCTGTTGCATGGGAAGCAGGGAAACCACTAGTAATTGAAGAAGTTGAAGTTGCACCACCACAAGATATGGAAGTTCGTATCAAGATTCTTTTCACTTCTCTCTGCCACACCGATGTTTACTTCTGGGAAGCCAAG GGACAGACACCCGTATTTCCTCGAATTTTCGGTCATGAAGCAGGAGG GATTGTTGAAAGTGTTGGTAAAGGTGTGACAGATATGCAACCAGGAGATCAAGTACTTCCGGTGTTCACCGGAGAATGTAAGGAATGTCGGCACTGTAAATCAGAAGAGAGCAACATGTGTGATCTGCTTAGAATCAACACTGACAGAGGTGTAATGCTAAATGATGGACAATCAAGGTTCTCAATCAATGGAAAACCGATATACAATTTCGTCGGTTGCTCTACGTTTAGTGAGTACACGGTTGTTCATGTTGGTTGTCTTGCTAAGATCAATCCTGAAGCTCCTCTTGACAAAGTTTGCATTCTTAGCTGTGGGATCTCTACAG GTCTTGGTGCTACTCTGAATGTAGCGAAACCTAAAAAAGGTTCGACCGTTGCTGTTTTTGGATTGGGAGCTGTTGGCCTTGCA GCTTGTGAAGGGGCTAGACTATCTGGTGCTTCAAGGATTATTGGGGTTGATCTGAATGCTAACAGATTCAATGAAG CGAAGAAATTTGGGTGTACAGAGTTCGTGAATCCAAAAGACCACACAAAACCAGTTCAAGAG GTGATTGCTGAGATGACTGATGGAGGGGTAGACCGCAGTATTGAGTGCACAGGGAGTATCCAAGCCATGATCTCTGCATTTGAATGCGTTCATGAT GGTTGGGGTGTTGCAGTACTTGTCGGTGTGCCAAACAAGGACGACGCATTCAAAACTCACCCAATGAATCTATTGAATGAGAGAACTCTCAAAGGTACCTTCTTCGGAAACTACAAGCCACGGTCAGACCTTCCATCTGTTGTGGAAATGTACATGAAAAAG GAACTTGAACTGGAGAAGTTCATTACTCATGAAGTTCCCTTTGCTGACATTAACAAAGCTTTCGATATCATGCTTAAAGGAGAAGGTCTGAGGTGCATTATCCGCATGGAGTGA